One Pseudomonas sp. MM213 genomic window, CGGCTAAACCGAGGGGATGCTATCGCTGGCAGGCCAGCTCCCACAGTTGATCGTCGTGCTTAGTGACGGAAGTGGCGCATGCCGGTGAAGACCATGGCAATGCCGGCTTCATCAGCTGCTGCAATCACTTCGTTGTCACGCATCGAGCCGCCTGGCTGGATCACCGCAGTGATGCCGACCTTGGCCGCGTTGTCCAGGCCGTCGCGGAACGGGAAGAACGCGTCGGATGCCATGACCGAACCCGCCACCTGCAAGCCGGCATGTTCAGCCTTGATCGCGGCAATGCGCGCGGAGTTCACGCGGCTCATCTGGCCTGCGCCGACACCGATGGTCTGACGGTTCTTGGCGTAGACGATGGCGTTGGACTTGACGTACTTGGCGACTTTCCAGGCGAAGATCAGGTCGTGGATTTCCTGTTCGGTCGGTGCACGCTTGGTCACGACTTTCAGGTCATCGGCGCTGATCATGCCGATGTCGCGGCTCTGCACCAGCAGGCCACCGTTGACGCGTTTGTAGTCCCAGGCAGCCGCGCGGTCAGCCGACCACTCGCCGCAGGCCAGCAGGCGCACGTTGGCTTTTGCCGCGACGATGGCACGGGCTTCTTCGCTGACGCTCGGGGCGATGATCACTTCGACGAACTGACGCTCGACGATCGCCTTGGCGGTCTCGGCATCCAGCTCGCGGTTGAAGGCGATGATGCCGCCGAACGCGGATTCAGTGTCGGTGGCGTAGGCCAGTTCGTAGGCCTGACGGATGCCGCCTTCGGCGTCCGGGCTCACGGCAACACCACACGGGTTGGCGTGCTTGACGATCACGCAGGCCGGCTTGACGAAGCTCTTCACACATTCCAGCGCGGCGTCGGTGTCGGCCACGTTGTTGTAGGACAGCTCCTTGCCTTGCAGTTGGGTCGCGGTGGCGATACCGACTTCGGCAGGCTTGGCTTCAACGTAGAACGCCGCGCTCTGGTGCGGGTTCTCGCCGTAGCGCATTTCCTGAGCCTTGATGAACTGGCTGTTGAAGGTGCGCGGGAACTCGCTGCGACCTTCGGTGCTGAGGGTGTCAGCGGCCTGGTTCACGGTGCCCATGTAGTTGGCGATCATGCCGTCGTAGGCGGCGGTGTGTTCGAAGGCCTTGAGCATCAGGTCGAAACGCTGAGCGTAGGTCAGGCCGCCGGCCTTCAGGCTTTCCAGCACGTTGGCGTAGTCGCTGGCATTCACCACGATGGCCACGTCTTTATGGTTTTTTGCCGCCGAACGGACCATGGTCGGGCCGCCGATGTCGATGTTCTCGATGGCGGTCGGCAGGTCACAGCCTGGCTTGTTGATGGTGGCTTCGAACGGGTACAGGTTGACGGCCACCAGATCGATCGGCTTGATGCCGTGCTCGTTCATGATCGCGTCGTCGATACCGCGACGACCGAGGATCCCGCCGTGGATTTTCGGGTGCAGGGTTTTCACCCGACCGTCCATCATTTCTGCGAAACCGGTGTAATCCGCGACTTCCACTGCGGCAACACCGTTGTCACGCAGCAGCTTGAACGTTCCGCCGGTGGAGAGGATCTCGACGCCCAGGGCTTCAAGCTCTTTGGCGAATTCGAGGATCCCGGTCTTGTCGGAAACGCTGATCAAGGCGCGGCGGATCGGCAGGCGGGTAGTCTGGTCGGTCATTTCAATTTCCATCAAAAGCAAAGGAGTCAGCAAAAAAGGCGACCGTTTTTACGCGGGCGCCTTTCTGGTTTGATTGAATGCTTACAGCAAATCGTACTGCTTGAGTTTCTTGCGCAGGGTGCCTCGGTTCAGCCCGAGCAGCTCGCTGGCCTTGGTCTGGTTACCCTTGACGTAGTTCATCACGCACTCGAGCAGGGGCGCCTCGACTTCGGAGAGCACCAGGTTGTACACATCCGTGACGGCAGCGCCCTCAAGGTGGGCGAAATAATTGTGCAGCGCCTTCTCGACACTCCCGCGAAGGGTCTGGCCTTCTTCGCTCGGCGTATTGAGGTGCTGTTTCAAATTCACGTTGTCGCTCACGGGTGTTGTTCCACTCACTAAAGTCTCGGTCATCATCGTCATGCGGCCACCTCTTCTCCGTCCCCTGTCAGGCTCTTGTAACGTTCGGCGAAGAAGCCCTGAACGTTGGCGCATTGTGCTTCCGTATCTTCCAAACGATTGAAGTGGGCGCGAAACTCCCTGGCGCCCGGCAAGGTTGCGAGATACCAGCCCACATGCTTCCGAGCGATCCGGACACCCATGACATCTCCATAGAAGACGTGCAGTGCGGCCAGATGCTCTAGCAGAATGCGTTCCACCTCGATCAGGTCCAGCGCCGGGAGTTTTTCGCCGGTACGCAGGAAATGGTCGATCTCGCGAAAAATCCATGGCCGCCCCTGGGCAGCCCGTCCAACCAACAGTCCATCGGCACCGGTCGCGTCGAGCACGTAGCGGGCCTTTTCCGGCGAATCGATGTCGCCATTGGCGAAGACCGGCATCGACACGGCCTGCTTGATCGCGGCAATGGTGTCGTACTCGGCTTCACCGGTGTACAGATCGGCACGGGTGCGGCCATGGACCGCCAACGCCGTAATGCCTGCCTGCTCGGCGATCTTCGCCACCGTCAGACCGTTCTTGTTGTCCCGGTCCCAGCCGGTACGGATCTTCAAGGTAACCGGCACATCAACCGCAGCCACCACGGCCTGCAGGATCTCGGTCACCAGTGCTTCATCCTTCAACAATGCGGAACCGGCGGCCTTGTTGCAGACCTTCTTTGCCGGACAGCCCATGTTGATATCAATAATCTGTGCGCCCAGTTCGACGTTGGCCCTGGCCGCATCCGCCAGCATCTGTGCATCACCACCGGCGATCTGCACCGAGCGTGGCTCGGGATCACCTTCGTGGATCATGCGCATGCGCGATTTGCGGGTGTTCCACAAACTCATGTCGCTGGTGACCATTTCCGAGACTACAAGTCCTGCGCCCAGTCGCTTGCACAGCTGACGAAAGGGTTGGTCGGTGACACCCGCCATAGGGGCGAGAATCAAGCCGTTGTGCAATGTGTATGGACCGATGCGTACCGCCGACATAGGACTTTCCAGTTGTGGGGCCGGATCATGAGAGTTCGAAAAAGGGTTGGCATGATACCCGCTCTCGATGACTGGATAAAGGCTGAATTGAACAAAATCTGAACAGTTATTCTGTTATTGCCAGCAGTTTGGTATGAGCGGTCTCTGCCAGAAATGTGCCGTCAAACCCGTAACACTGAAGCGTTTCACTCGGGTGAGTGAAAGCTCAGGCTGTAGTTCACGGCTTTGGCGCCTGGGTCGAGGATGTCCAGGGCGATGTGGATCGGCGTTTGCGGCGGCATTTCCGCCATGCCTTCA contains:
- the purH gene encoding bifunctional phosphoribosylaminoimidazolecarboxamide formyltransferase/IMP cyclohydrolase; translated protein: MTDQTTRLPIRRALISVSDKTGILEFAKELEALGVEILSTGGTFKLLRDNGVAAVEVADYTGFAEMMDGRVKTLHPKIHGGILGRRGIDDAIMNEHGIKPIDLVAVNLYPFEATINKPGCDLPTAIENIDIGGPTMVRSAAKNHKDVAIVVNASDYANVLESLKAGGLTYAQRFDLMLKAFEHTAAYDGMIANYMGTVNQAADTLSTEGRSEFPRTFNSQFIKAQEMRYGENPHQSAAFYVEAKPAEVGIATATQLQGKELSYNNVADTDAALECVKSFVKPACVIVKHANPCGVAVSPDAEGGIRQAYELAYATDTESAFGGIIAFNRELDAETAKAIVERQFVEVIIAPSVSEEARAIVAAKANVRLLACGEWSADRAAAWDYKRVNGGLLVQSRDIGMISADDLKVVTKRAPTEQEIHDLIFAWKVAKYVKSNAIVYAKNRQTIGVGAGQMSRVNSARIAAIKAEHAGLQVAGSVMASDAFFPFRDGLDNAAKVGITAVIQPGGSMRDNEVIAAADEAGIAMVFTGMRHFRH
- the fis gene encoding DNA-binding transcriptional regulator Fis, which translates into the protein MTMMTETLVSGTTPVSDNVNLKQHLNTPSEEGQTLRGSVEKALHNYFAHLEGAAVTDVYNLVLSEVEAPLLECVMNYVKGNQTKASELLGLNRGTLRKKLKQYDLL
- the dusB gene encoding tRNA dihydrouridine synthase DusB codes for the protein MSAVRIGPYTLHNGLILAPMAGVTDQPFRQLCKRLGAGLVVSEMVTSDMSLWNTRKSRMRMIHEGDPEPRSVQIAGGDAQMLADAARANVELGAQIIDINMGCPAKKVCNKAAGSALLKDEALVTEILQAVVAAVDVPVTLKIRTGWDRDNKNGLTVAKIAEQAGITALAVHGRTRADLYTGEAEYDTIAAIKQAVSMPVFANGDIDSPEKARYVLDATGADGLLVGRAAQGRPWIFREIDHFLRTGEKLPALDLIEVERILLEHLAALHVFYGDVMGVRIARKHVGWYLATLPGAREFRAHFNRLEDTEAQCANVQGFFAERYKSLTGDGEEVAA